The sequence AGAACTGGTCGCTGGTGAAGCTGGGCACGACCCAGGCGCAGCGCCGGCTGTTCTTCGCCCTGGCGCGCACCCGCCGCGAGCTGGAGAAGCTCGGCAACACGGACGGCAACATCGTCAACGCCGAGGAGATCGCCCGCAAGCTCAACGTGAAGGCCTCGGAAGTGCGCGAGATGGAGCAGCGCATGGGCGGCAGGGACTTGTCCCTGGATGCCCCCATGGGCGAGGACGGGGATGCCACGCACATGGACTTCGTGGCCTCCGACGCCGTCTCCCAGGCCGATGAGGTCGCCGACCGCCAGGAGGCGGACCTGGCCCGCACCCGCATCCAGCAGGCCCTGCAGCGGCTGGACCCGCGCGAGCGCTTCATCATCGAGAAGCGCGTGATGAGCGACACGGAGATGACGCTGAGCGAGCTGGGCGAGCACTTCGGCTTCTCGCGCGAGCGCGCCCGCCAGCTGGAGATCCGCGCCAAGGACAAGCTCAAGGCCGAGCTGGCCACGCTGATGGCCGAGGTCGGCGAGGGCCAGGCCGCGATGGTGGGCTAGCGCACACGCGCCGGTGAAGATCCGTTCACCCCCCGCGAAGGGCGGGGTAAGCCACGGGTCATGACCGAGCTCACGTTGAACAAGCCGGGCCAGAAGGTCCGGCTGTCGGATTACCCGGAGAAGCCCCCCAAGGGGCTGACCGAGAAGAAGGTCCAGGCGGAGTTCGGAGAGCTGTGCCAAGAGCTCTTCGATCTCCAGGATTTGCTCTGGGGCGCGCGGCAGAACTCCGTGCTGGTCGTCCTGCAAGGCCGGGACACGGCGGGCAAGGACGGGGCCATCAACCACGTGGTGGGCTGCCTCAACCCTCGGGGCGTCCACGTGACGTCCTTCGGCGCGCCCACCCAGGAAGAACTCGAGCACGACTTTCTCTGGCGCGTTCACCGCCATGCCCCCCGGCGGGGCGAGTTCGCCATCTTCAACCGCTCGCACTACGAGGACGTGCTCGTGGCGCGCGTGAACAAGCTGGTGCCCAAGCCGCTCTGGAAGGAGCGCTTCGGCCACATCCTCGACTTCGAGGAGCTGCTGGCCGAGCACGGCACCCTCGTCCTCAAGTTCTTCCTCCACATCAGCCTCGAGGAGCAGGAGAAGCGGCTGCTCAAGCGCGAGCAGGACCCGCGCAAGGCCTGGAAGATCAACGCCGGGGACTGGAAGGACCGCGACCACTGGGATGACTACACGGAGGCGTACGAGGACGCCCTGTCCCGCACGTCGACCAAGGCGGCGCCGTGGACCATCGTGCCGGCGGACGCCAAGTGGTACCGCAACCTCGTGGTGGCGCGCGCCATCGCCGAGGCCCTGCGTCCCTACCGCAAGGCCTGGCAGGCCCAGCTCGACGCGGTGGGCGAGGCCAAGAAGAAGGAGCTCGCCCAGTACCGCCAGAAGAAGTGAGTCCCGGGCGCGCTACACCCGGAAGTACTGGCCCGCCTCCACACGGACCTTCCCCTCGTCCATGAGCTTCTCCAGGGAGGCCAGCGCGCTGCGCTCGGCCACCGGGAACAGGAAGGGGGGCGTGTCCGCGTAGGCGCGCTCCACGACTTGCGGCAACGGGGTGCCGGAGGTGGAAACGGCCTCCAGGATGCGGGCCTCGCGCGCCGCGCGGTGGCCGATGTACTCTTGGAGCTTGCCCGGCCCATCGGGGATGGGGACGCCGTGCGCGGGGTACAGCGTGGTGACCGGCCAGTCCCGGAGCCGCGCGAGCTGCGCCAGGTAGTCGCGCATGTTTCCCTCGGGCGGATCAATGACGATGGTGCCCACGCCGGCCACCATGTCGCCCACCACCGCCGCATGGCTCAGCTCATCCACCAGGGTGAGGTGCCCCCGGGCATGCCCCGGCGTGTGCAACACGCGCCAGCGCTGGGGCGGACTGCCCGCCAGCTCCAGCACCTCGCCCTCCTCCAGCAGCCGGTCCGCGGCGAAGTCCAGGCGGTCCGCCGTGCGCGCGTGGCACCACAGGGGAATGCCCAGCGCCTCCTTCACCGCCTGGGCCCCGCCGATGTGGTCCCCATGGTGGTGGGTGAGGAAGACGGCCACGGGCCGCAGCCCCTCCTCTTTCATCGAGGCCATCAGCTCCAGCAGCTTCCCGTACTCGCGGGAATCCGCCGCCCCCGGGTCCACGATGAGCAGTTCGCCATTGCCCAGCACGTACGTGTTGGTGTGCGTGGCGGGCGGCAAGGTGAGCGTCTCCAGGGCCACCACCCGGACACCCTGCTGGAACTCGATGCGCCGGGTGACGAACTCCGAGCAGTGCGGGGGGGAGGCCAGGCGCTCGACGCTCGCCTCCATCGGGCCCGGCTGGCTCAAGACCTTCAGCGCGTAGAGGTTGGGGGTGTGCAGCAGGGCCGTGCCCCGCTCCCAGCGGGCCAGGGCCTCGGCGGGCGCCACCCAGGCCGCCTCGGTGAACTCCCCCGGCCACATCTCCGCCTGGGCGTGGGGCGGCATCTCCACCGCGAAGAACCGGGCATCGAAGCGCACGGGCATGAACGCGGGGGTGATCCACCGGCCCGCCGGGACGAAGTCCTCCGCCCGGAGCACCAGCCCCTCCCGTGCCAGCAGCTCCCCCCAGGGGCGCTGGCCCGCCAGCAGCTCCTGGCGCCACTGCTTCAGCCGCTCCGGGGGCACCGCCTCCGCGCCTTCGGCCACCAGCACCCCGGTCTCCTCGAACAGCTCCCGGGCGGCGGCCCCGCGCGCGGCGGCCTCCTCGCCCGAGGCGCCCCGCACCGGCACCGCCGCGTCCGCCGCGTCCACCTTCCCGCCCGGAAACGCGTAGAAGCCGCCCGCGAAGCTCAGCGCCTTCTCGCGCTTGACCCAGAACACCTCCAGCCGCCCGCCCACCCGCCGGTACAGCGTCACCACGGCCGCCGCGCGCGGACGGGCCGGCGGCGGCGGGGGGGGCATGCCTCGAATCGCCTCGCTCATGACTCCTCCCCAGCCTGTCCCAGCAGCCGCGCCATCAGGGCGCGCGCCGCCTCCACCTGGTCGGGCCGCACGTAGATGCGCGTGAGCCGCACCGAGCCGCTGTAGCGCTGGTACAGCGGCGTGTAGCGCGCCACCTCGGTGAGCCGCCCCGTGGACACATCCATGATGAAGAGGCTGGGGCCGCGCTCGCCCTCCGCGAAGTACTTGGAGAGCACGCCCCGGGACTCGACGATGTAGTGCTCGAACTGGCCCGCCACCAGCGCGCTGCGCAGCACGTCCATGTCATAGCCCGCGTCGCGCTCGGTGAACTGCGCCAGCAGCTTGAAGCCCCGCCGCAGCGAGATGCGCTCGGCCCACCGGTTCTTCGAGCGGCGCAGCGTGTACCAGAGCGCCGCGTCGTCGCTGAGCAGGAACTCCTCCGGGTCCGCCGGGATCTCGAACTCCCCGGGCGCCTCCTCGTAGTAGCGCCGCAGCATGTGGTCGAAGTTCACCGAGGTGTGGTGGTAATAGACCGACACGAACATGTGGTAGCGGCTGAGCAGGAAGTCCTCGAAGGCGAACGCCGCGGCCCGGCTCAGCGCCAGGTAGGCCCGCCCGTCCTTCACCGCCGGGTTCAGGTTGGAGATGATCCAATCGAAGTCGTACCGGCCATAGTTGACCCCCGTATAGAAGGAGTCGCGCAGCAGGTAGTCCATCCGGTCCGCGTCCAGCTCCCCCGAGACGATGGCGCGCAGCAGCGGCGTCCAGTCCACCCCCCGGTGGGTGAAGCCCGGATCCTTGGGGGACCGAGCACCGGTGATGAGCCCCACCACCGCATCCGCCCGGATGCCCAGCGGCCCGAAGTGCTTCTCGATGAGGGGCGTGAGCGAGCTGTCGAGCAGAATCTTGGCGGTGAAATCTTCGTGGGTGGCCTGGGGCCCCTCGGCGGTGGCGTCCAGCCAGGCCGGCAGCCGCAGCGCGGCCCTCGGCGGGGCGATGCGCTCGGAGGCGTGGGACAGGGGCATGTGGCCCAGGTCATGGCACAGCACGGCCAGCCGGACGGCGGTGTGGAACCGGGTGCGCACGTCCTCGGGCAGCTCCGAGCGCTCCGCCACGGCGCCGAACAGCCGGGACGCCACGTGCATGGCCCCGAGCGAGTGGGCGTGCCGGGTGTGGGTGGCGCCGGGGAATGCCAGGTCCCCGAAGCCCAGTTGGCGTACGTGGCGCAGCCGCTGGTAGTGGCGGCTGTCGATGATGGCCTTTTCCGGGCCGCTCACGGAGATGGTGCCGTGAATGGGGTCGCGAATCCGCATGGTTCCCTTTCCATACTCCTGGATACCCTAGGCAGGCAGTCAATCGGCACGGCCATGGACTGGGATCGTCCAGGGGGACGTGCTAACCCTCCTGTCCCAATACGAATGCACATCGTCATCCTGCATAACCGCGACCACGACCTTCTCGAGGAAGACCCAGGAAGGGAGGCCCGTGAGGATGTGATGCGCGTGGCCGCCTTCCTGTGCGAGGCCCTGACCCGGGGCACCACGCACGCCGAGCCGCTCGCCGTCGAGGGAAACCGGCTGGATTTCGTGGACACCCTGCGCCAGTTGCAGCCGGACCTGGTCATCAACCTGTGCGAGTCCCTGGCGGCCGACAGCCGCGGGGAGATCCTCATCCCGGGCCTGCTGGACCTGCTCGGGCTGCCCTACACGGGCTCGTCCGCCCTCTCGCTGGGCCTGGCGCTGCACAAGCCCAAGGCCAAGGAGTTGCTGCGCGCCCGGGGCATCTCCACCCCGGCCTTCGCGGTGGTGCAGCGCCCCGAGGACGTGAAGGCCGTGGACCTGCCCTACCCGCTCATCGTCAAGCCCGCGCACGAGGACGCCAGCATGGGCGTGGACTTCGACTCGGTGGTGCACACGCCGGCGGAGCTGGCCCGGGCGGCCATCGCCGTGCTGAGCACCTTCCACCAGCCCGCGCTCGTGGAGCAGTTCATCCAGGGCCGGGAAATCTATGTGCCGCTCCTGGGCAACGCGCCGCGCCGGGCGCTTCCTCTGACGGAGATCCACTTCGGGCAGGCCTTCGAGAACCGGCCCAACATCGTCTCCTACAAAGCCAAGTGGGAAACAGAATCGCCCGAGTGCCGCGACAGCACCTCCGCGCTGTGCCGGCTGGAGGACACCGCGCTCGAGGAGCGGCTGATTCAGACCGCCGTGGGCGCTTTCTCGGCGCTGGACTGCCAGGACTACGGACGCGTAGACCTGCGCGTCTCCGCCGAGGGCGTGCCGTACGTCATCGACATCAACCCCAACTGCGACCTCCACCCCGGTGCGGGATTCGCCAAGGCCGCCGCGGCGGCCGGCATCGACTATCCCGCCCTGGCCAACCGCCTGGTGGAGATCGCCCTGGAAAGGACTCATGGAAATCCGTCCCATCGAACCAAAGGACCGGGAACCGCTCGCCGCGTTGATCCGCCGAATCGAAACGTTCTCGCCGGAAGAGGTCCAGTGCGCCATCGAGCTGGTGGACCTCGCGCTCACGCCGAATAACCCCGACTACACCATCCTCGTGGCGGACCGGGACGGCACCGGGGGCATCGTGGGCTACGTGTGCTACGGGGCCACGCCGATGACCGAGGGGACGTACGATCTGTACTGGATCGCCTCGGACCCGACGGTGCGGGGCCAGGGCGTGGGCGCCTCGCTGATCTCCGGCATGGAAGGGGACATGCGCCGGCGCGGGGCCCGCATCATCCGCGTGGAGACGAGCGCCACGGAGGCCTATGGCCCCACGCGCGGCTTCTATGCCTCCATGAAGTACAAGGAGGAGTCCCGGTTCCGGGACTTCTACAAGGTCGGGGACGACCTCATCGTGCTGGCCAAGCGGCTCTAATCCGCGAACAAAACCGCCGCACATCCGTTAAGAGGGAGTGATGACCCGCTCCCGTTCTCACGCCCTCTGGCTGCTCACCGCCGCGCTGCTGAGCGCGGCCCCGGCGCTGGCCCAGGCGCCCGCGTCCCCCGCCCGCGCGGCGGCCCCTCACACCGTCTCGGATGTGCTCCAGGTGCCCCGCCCCAAGGGGGGCGAGTGGCTGGGGCTGTACCTGATGGACAAGAAGGTCGGGTACTTCTTCACGGACGTGGCGCGGGTGCCCGGGCGCAAGGACCAGGTGCGGGCCGTCTCCGAGCTGGTCTTCAAGGCCACCGTGGGCACGAAGCTCTCCGAGCGCGTGCACCGCGAGGAGCGCGTGTACGAGGCGAAGCCCGGGGGACGGCTGCTGTCGTTCGTGGTGGACCAGCGCGGGGATGGCGGCACGCAGCGGCTGGAGGCCACCAACACGCCGGGCGGCATGAAGGTGGTGCGCAAGCGCCCCGGCCAGCCCGACGAGGTGCTGACGGTGGCGGCCAGCGCCGAGAAGACGGAGGACGCGGACCAGGCGCGCGTGGCCATCTACCGCAAGGCGGCGGTGGAGGGCATCGTCACGGATGGGACGGACCTGCAGGGCTACAAGGTCACCACCACGACGGAGCCCGCCGAGGAGCGGATGGTGCGCGGGGTGAAGGTGCGGCTGAGCCGGGCGCAGACGATCTCCGAGAAGGAGAAGGTGCCGGTGACGGCCTACTTCACCGAGGACGGGGAGATGGTGGAGGTGGACTTCGGCCAGACGATGAAGGCGCGGGCCGAGACCGAGGCGGTGGCCAAGCGGCTGGACGTGGTGGAGGTGTTCGGGCTCACGCGCATCGTGCTGCCGAAGAAGCTGCCCGTGGAGGCCAAGGCCGTGCCGGGCCGGGCGGTGCTGGTGATGACGGGGCTGCCGGAGAAGTTCCAGCAGGACAGCTACCGGCAGAAGTACGTGAAGCTGCCGGAGGGGCGCGTGGAGGTGACGCTGCTGTCGGACTTCCCGAAGCCCGCGAACCTCAAGCCGCTGCCGGTGGCGGATCCCGACGGGGGCGAGAACCTCAAGGCGACGATCATCGTCGAGAGCGACAACGCGGAGATCCGCAAGCTGGCCAAGACGCTGGTGGGCGCGGAGAAGGACGCGTACGCGGCGTCGAAGAAGATCGTCACCTGGGTGGCCACGAACCTGGCGAAGGACTACGGGGCGAGCGCGGACCGGGCCACGGACGTGCTGCGGCAGAAGAAGGGCGACTGCACGGAGCACTCGCTCCTGGCGGTGGCGCTGCTGCGCGCGGCGGGGATTCCAGCGCGGCGGGTGGACGGGGTGGTCTACATGGTGAACGAGGATCAGGTGCCCGCGTTCTACTGGCACGAGTGGATCGAAGCGTACGTGGGCGAGTGGACGCAGATGGACCCGACGTTCAACCAGCCCGTGGCGGACGCGACGCACTTCGGCGTGGGCCGCGAGGGCAACGCGGAAATCACGCCGCTCATCGGCCAGCTCAAGGTGGTGGAAGTGAAGGACAAGCCTTCCACCCCCGTGAAGCCGTAGCCCTCCGGGCTACAGGGGGCACTGCCGATCCGTATTGGGGCTGATCACACTGGCGCCATCGATGGAGCATGGCGTCACGGACCTCAGCCGAATGTGCCCCACGGATCCGCCGCCGCCGCCTCCTCCTCCTCCTCCCTCTCCGGCGAATTTCCAGCCTGGATTGCCTTGCTCGGGGCTCAGGGAGCGCGAGCCACCATTCCCGCCGTCGCCACCGTAATTGAGAGCATTACTTCCACCAACTGCCACGCTCGCCGAGGATCGAGAGCCATCTCCTCCATTATTTCCATCGTTCGACGCTCCACCGCCCTCGCCAGCACCGCCGCCATTGGCTGTGAGAACAGCGCTCCCAGAGAGGAGCAACCGATGGGCTTCCAGAACGACCCCTCCGCCACTGCCTCCCCCGCCTCCGCCACCCGCTAGGCCAGTGCTGTCTGCTTTTCCTCCAAACCCTCCACCTCCGCTGGAAGTGACCCACGCGCCAACCGAGAGGGTTTTCGCAACGGAGATCTGGATCGCTCCTCCTCCGGCCCCCCCTTGT is a genomic window of Stigmatella erecta containing:
- a CDS encoding PPK2 family polyphosphate kinase, whose protein sequence is MTELTLNKPGQKVRLSDYPEKPPKGLTEKKVQAEFGELCQELFDLQDLLWGARQNSVLVVLQGRDTAGKDGAINHVVGCLNPRGVHVTSFGAPTQEELEHDFLWRVHRHAPRRGEFAIFNRSHYEDVLVARVNKLVPKPLWKERFGHILDFEELLAEHGTLVLKFFLHISLEEQEKRLLKREQDPRKAWKINAGDWKDRDHWDDYTEAYEDALSRTSTKAAPWTIVPADAKWYRNLVVARAIAEALRPYRKAWQAQLDAVGEAKKKELAQYRQKK
- a CDS encoding MBL fold metallo-hydrolase, with the protein product MSEAIRGMPPPPPPARPRAAAVVTLYRRVGGRLEVFWVKREKALSFAGGFYAFPGGKVDAADAAVPVRGASGEEAAARGAAARELFEETGVLVAEGAEAVPPERLKQWRQELLAGQRPWGELLAREGLVLRAEDFVPAGRWITPAFMPVRFDARFFAVEMPPHAQAEMWPGEFTEAAWVAPAEALARWERGTALLHTPNLYALKVLSQPGPMEASVERLASPPHCSEFVTRRIEFQQGVRVVALETLTLPPATHTNTYVLGNGELLIVDPGAADSREYGKLLELMASMKEEGLRPVAVFLTHHHGDHIGGAQAVKEALGIPLWCHARTADRLDFAADRLLEEGEVLELAGSPPQRWRVLHTPGHARGHLTLVDELSHAAVVGDMVAGVGTIVIDPPEGNMRDYLAQLARLRDWPVTTLYPAHGVPIPDGPGKLQEYIGHRAAREARILEAVSTSGTPLPQVVERAYADTPPFLFPVAERSALASLEKLMDEGKVRVEAGQYFRV
- a CDS encoding transglutaminase-like domain-containing protein; the protein is MTRSRSHALWLLTAALLSAAPALAQAPASPARAAAPHTVSDVLQVPRPKGGEWLGLYLMDKKVGYFFTDVARVPGRKDQVRAVSELVFKATVGTKLSERVHREERVYEAKPGGRLLSFVVDQRGDGGTQRLEATNTPGGMKVVRKRPGQPDEVLTVAASAEKTEDADQARVAIYRKAAVEGIVTDGTDLQGYKVTTTTEPAEERMVRGVKVRLSRAQTISEKEKVPVTAYFTEDGEMVEVDFGQTMKARAETEAVAKRLDVVEVFGLTRIVLPKKLPVEAKAVPGRAVLVMTGLPEKFQQDSYRQKYVKLPEGRVEVTLLSDFPKPANLKPLPVADPDGGENLKATIIVESDNAEIRKLAKTLVGAEKDAYAASKKIVTWVATNLAKDYGASADRATDVLRQKKGDCTEHSLLAVALLRAAGIPARRVDGVVYMVNEDQVPAFYWHEWIEAYVGEWTQMDPTFNQPVADATHFGVGREGNAEITPLIGQLKVVEVKDKPSTPVKP
- a CDS encoding D-alanine--D-alanine ligase family protein produces the protein MHIVILHNRDHDLLEEDPGREAREDVMRVAAFLCEALTRGTTHAEPLAVEGNRLDFVDTLRQLQPDLVINLCESLAADSRGEILIPGLLDLLGLPYTGSSALSLGLALHKPKAKELLRARGISTPAFAVVQRPEDVKAVDLPYPLIVKPAHEDASMGVDFDSVVHTPAELARAAIAVLSTFHQPALVEQFIQGREIYVPLLGNAPRRALPLTEIHFGQAFENRPNIVSYKAKWETESPECRDSTSALCRLEDTALEERLIQTAVGAFSALDCQDYGRVDLRVSAEGVPYVIDINPNCDLHPGAGFAKAAAAAGIDYPALANRLVEIALERTHGNPSHRTKGPGTARRVDPPNRNVLAGRGPVRHRAGGPRAHAE
- the rpoH gene encoding RNA polymerase sigma factor RpoH codes for the protein MQASLTSTDSLSTYLSEINQYPLLTQQEEQALARSFRQGDLQAGHRLVTSNLRFVVKVAYEYRSYGLRMSDLIQEANIGLMKAVQKFDPDKGIRLISYAVWWIRAYIQGYVLKNWSLVKLGTTQAQRRLFFALARTRRELEKLGNTDGNIVNAEEIARKLNVKASEVREMEQRMGGRDLSLDAPMGEDGDATHMDFVASDAVSQADEVADRQEADLARTRIQQALQRLDPRERFIIEKRVMSDTEMTLSELGEHFGFSRERARQLEIRAKDKLKAELATLMAEVGEGQAAMVG
- a CDS encoding HD domain-containing protein, producing MRIRDPIHGTISVSGPEKAIIDSRHYQRLRHVRQLGFGDLAFPGATHTRHAHSLGAMHVASRLFGAVAERSELPEDVRTRFHTAVRLAVLCHDLGHMPLSHASERIAPPRAALRLPAWLDATAEGPQATHEDFTAKILLDSSLTPLIEKHFGPLGIRADAVVGLITGARSPKDPGFTHRGVDWTPLLRAIVSGELDADRMDYLLRDSFYTGVNYGRYDFDWIISNLNPAVKDGRAYLALSRAAAFAFEDFLLSRYHMFVSVYYHHTSVNFDHMLRRYYEEAPGEFEIPADPEEFLLSDDAALWYTLRRSKNRWAERISLRRGFKLLAQFTERDAGYDMDVLRSALVAGQFEHYIVESRGVLSKYFAEGERGPSLFIMDVSTGRLTEVARYTPLYQRYSGSVRLTRIYVRPDQVEAARALMARLLGQAGEES
- a CDS encoding GNAT family N-acetyltransferase, producing MDLALTPNNPDYTILVADRDGTGGIVGYVCYGATPMTEGTYDLYWIASDPTVRGQGVGASLISGMEGDMRRRGARIIRVETSATEAYGPTRGFYASMKYKEESRFRDFYKVGDDLIVLAKRL